The following are from one region of the Jeongeupia sp. USM3 genome:
- a CDS encoding Asd/ArgC dimerization domain-containing protein, with the protein MAHLTLGVLGATSSLGQALLDVISDSPLRLAALYPLTMSDDEGLVEFRGEDHPEFNVEDFEWTQLRVLVNTVPGVGPVLAEAAQAGVIVIDLTGANPPGGKLAKGQVLSLPDPFAQQLATLVAPLAEIGEVMQVTATGLLSVSTEGQAGIDALSGQTRALFAQTEHETAVYPKRIAYNVLGGFGEPDEGGATAEENAALALLKKQLPGDCAIDVTCVRTPHFFGHGASVTVRFSAPVAQDAIIAALKAGERVFLLQVAGEAGIAASQDAVGGDKVWVSRLRFAADGRGVTLWSVADNTRLPALAVLQLLTLIAAKE; encoded by the coding sequence ATGGCTCATCTTACCCTTGGCGTGCTCGGCGCCACTTCCTCTCTCGGTCAGGCGTTGCTCGACGTGATCTCCGACAGCCCGCTGCGGCTGGCGGCGCTGTATCCGCTGACGATGAGCGACGACGAAGGCCTGGTCGAGTTCCGCGGCGAAGACCACCCGGAGTTCAACGTCGAGGATTTCGAGTGGACCCAACTGCGCGTACTGGTGAACACCGTTCCCGGTGTCGGCCCGGTGCTGGCCGAGGCCGCACAGGCCGGCGTCATCGTCATCGACCTGACCGGCGCGAATCCGCCCGGCGGCAAGCTCGCAAAGGGCCAGGTCTTGTCGCTGCCCGATCCGTTCGCGCAGCAGCTGGCGACGCTGGTCGCGCCGCTGGCCGAAATCGGCGAAGTGATGCAGGTGACGGCGACCGGTCTGCTGTCGGTGTCGACCGAGGGGCAGGCCGGCATCGATGCCTTGTCCGGCCAGACGCGCGCGCTGTTTGCGCAGACCGAGCACGAGACCGCCGTTTACCCGAAGCGGATCGCCTACAACGTGCTCGGTGGCTTCGGCGAGCCGGACGAGGGCGGCGCAACGGCCGAGGAAAATGCCGCGCTCGCGCTGCTGAAGAAGCAGCTGCCCGGTGATTGCGCGATCGACGTGACGTGCGTGCGCACGCCGCATTTCTTTGGCCATGGCGCCAGCGTCACCGTGCGGTTCTCCGCACCGGTTGCCCAGGATGCGATCATTGCCGCGCTCAAGGCCGGCGAGCGCGTCTTCCTGCTGCAGGTTGCCGGCGAGGCCGGCATCGCCGCGAGCCAGGACGCGGTCGGCGGCGACAAGGTCTGGGTCAGCCGGCTGCGGTTTGCCGCTGACGGCCGCGGCGTGACGCTGTGGAGCGTAGCCGACAATACCCGCCTGCCGGCGCTGGCCGTACTGCAGCTGCTGACGCTGATCGCGGCCAAAGAGTAA